One Malania oleifera isolate guangnan ecotype guangnan chromosome 9, ASM2987363v1, whole genome shotgun sequence DNA segment encodes these proteins:
- the LOC131164912 gene encoding uncharacterized protein LOC131164912: MAASVAMVSLRINAVSFDTQQRLPYNPHPKPKPKTPKTPLLSVVTSPSRTDLDITELLKHKNRDGSPVKSDELYLGYERWLPSPPKVEKPRSVFNAASLAYIGDSVYELYARRHFLFPPLNIEEYNDRVMAIVRCEAQDALLQKLIDDDYLSEDERKVLRWGRNISSSIKRSKKRAGVAVYNRASSLETLVGYLYLTNAERLEEVMLKLGFLAGGSAQLLLEEANSRQSG; encoded by the exons ATGGCTGCATCGGTGGCCATGGTCTCCCTGAGAATAAATGCCGTTTCATTTGACACCCAACAAAGGCTTCCTTACAACCcccacccaaaacccaaaccgaAGACCCCCAAAACCCCTCTTCTATCCGTTGTTACGTCGCCGTCCAGAACTGACTTGGATATCACGGAGCTTCTCAAACACAAGAACCGAGACGGTAGCCCAG TGAAATCGGATGAGTTGTATCTGGGTTATGAGAGGTGGCTGCCGAGTCCACCGAAAGTGGAGAAGCCTCGATCCGTGTTTAATGCAGCTTCGTTAGCTTATATTGGTGATTCTGTGTATGAG CTGTATGCTCGCAGACATTTCTTGTTTCCTCCGCTTAATATTGAAGAGTATAATGATCGTGTGATGGCAATAGTACGATGTGAAGCTCAA GATGCATTACTTCAGAAACTTATTGATGATGATTACTTGTCAGAAGATGAAAG AAAAGTTCTTCGGTGGGGAAGAAATATCAGTTCATCTATAAAACGCTCGAAAAAGCGTGCTGGTGTAGCAGTTTACAACAGAGCGTCTTCACTTGAAACACTA GTTGGTTATCTCTACTTAACAAATGCAGAACGTTTGGAAGAGGTCATGCTGAAGTTGGGATTCTTGGCTGGTGGTTCTGCTCAGTTGCTCCTAGAAGAAGCAAATA